Below is a window of Pseudomonas sp. B21-040 DNA.
AGTAAAAAGCTCGCAGAGTTGATTTATGCAAATCTGCACAGCGAGTAGAATGCCAACTCACCTCGTAGCCAGTTGTGCCGATGAATATCCCTAATCTGATTACCGTTCTACGCGTCCTGCTCATCCCGATCTTCATTTTACTGTTCTACCTGCCTTACCAATGGAGCTACGTGGCTTCCGCCTCGGTGTTCGCATTTGCCGCCGCCACAGACTGGCTGGACGGTTATCTGGCTCGACGCCTGGAACAAAGCACTCCGTTCGGGGCGTTCCTTGATCCCGTGGCTGACAAGCTGATGGTCGCCGTCGCGCTGGTCTTGTTGGTGCAGGAACACGGCAACCTGTGGCTCACGCTGCCGGCCGCCGTGATCATCGGTCGTGAGATTGTCGTCTCGGCCTTGCGCGAATGGATGGCTGAACTCGGCGCCCGCGCGCATGTCGCGGTGTCGAACCTGGGTAAATGGAAAACCGCCGCGCAGATGCTTGCGCTGGTGATCCTGCTGGCCAATCCGTCAGATTTTTCCTTCTGGGTCTTGATCGGTTATGCCTTGTTGATGGTATCCGCGGGCCTGACATTGTGGTCGATGGTCCAGTACTTGCGGGCTGCCTGGCCGCATCTGAAGACTGACGTTGAAAAGAAATAAAACTTTTTTGAATCAAGGGGTTGACGGGGCTTCTGATTTCTATAGAATGCGCCACACCAAGACGCGGGAATAGCTCAGTTGGTAGAGCACGACCTTGCCAAGGTCGGGGTCGCGAGTTCGAGTCTCGTTTCCCGCTCCAAGATTCACAAAAACGCCACTCAATAGAGTGGCGTTTTTGTTTGTGCGTTTTTTGTGGTTCTGCCGGC
It encodes the following:
- the pgsA gene encoding CDP-diacylglycerol--glycerol-3-phosphate 3-phosphatidyltransferase encodes the protein MNIPNLITVLRVLLIPIFILLFYLPYQWSYVASASVFAFAAATDWLDGYLARRLEQSTPFGAFLDPVADKLMVAVALVLLVQEHGNLWLTLPAAVIIGREIVVSALREWMAELGARAHVAVSNLGKWKTAAQMLALVILLANPSDFSFWVLIGYALLMVSAGLTLWSMVQYLRAAWPHLKTDVEKK